Sequence from the Egibacter rhizosphaerae genome:
GCGCAACTCGACCGCATCGCGTCGAGCGACCGCCTCGCGCGCGCGGTCCGCTTCGACGGGTTCGGCCCCGTCGCCGACTGGCTGCGCGACGTGGGCTGGATCCTCTCGCCCTCCGACGTCGAGAGCTTCCACCTCGCCGCCGCCGAGGGCATGGCCTCCGCCGCCGTCCCGGTGATCTGGGAGCGGCCCGGTGCCCAGCAGGTCTTCCCCGCCCGTTGGGTCCACCACGACACGGAGGCGGCCGCCGCCGCGGTGTGGCGCGCCGCCGACGAGGACACGCGGGCCTCGCAGGCGCGGGAGGCGCGCGCGTTCGTGGCCGAACGTTACGACCGGCCGCGGCTCGCGCGCGTGTGGCAGGAGCTCGTCCTCGGCGCCGCGCCCGCTCACCCGGCCCGGACCTCGGAGGGCTGACCGCGTGGCCGCCCCCGATCCCCGGCAGCTGCCGACGTTCGTGATCATCGGCGCGATGAAGAGCGGGACCCAGAGCCTGCACCACTACCTCGGGGCCCATCCGGACGTGTTTGTCACGCAGCCCAAGGAGCCCAACTTCTTCAACCTGAACGAGCCGAGCGAGCAGGCGCTCGCCGACTACGGCGCGCGGTGGTTCGCGGGCGGGGAGGATGCGATCGCCCGCGGCGAGGGCAGCGTGAACTACACCAAGCGCCACCGACAGGGGGCGAGCGCCGAGCGACTCGCCCGAGCGCTGCCGCACGTGCGCCTCGTCATGCTCATGCGCGACCCCGTCGACCGGATCCGCTCGCACTATCGGCACGGCGTCGCCGCCGGGCGCATCCGGGAGCCGATCGCCGACGCGCTCGCGGCGTCGGACAACATGGTCCTCACGAGCCTGTACGCGTGGCAGCTCGAGCCCTACCTGGAGCGGTTCCCGCGGAGCCAGATCCACCTGGCGACCGCTGAGCGGCTGCGCGCCGAACCCGACGCGGTGGTCGGCGAACTCTGCCGGTTCGTCGGGGTCGACCCCGCGCGCGCCCCGGCCGTCGAGGGCGAGCGGCACCGCTCGGACGAGAAGCCGTCACCGGACCTGTTCACCGAGCCCGGGCGGTTCCGACGCGCTCGTCCGATCGACACGTCGGGGGAGCTGCCGCGACGCGTCGCGCGTCGCGTGCGGCGTCGCCTGCTCCCCGACGTGCGCCGCGTTCGGGAGCTGCTCGGCGACGAGGTTGACGCCTGGCGCCTCGTGTAATCGGAGCGTCCCCTCGGCCGGTAGCGACGCGTCACCCCCCGGCGTCGGGCGCGTCGGGCCTGTCGTCGGCGGCGCAGTCGGCGGTCGCGAGCGCGAGCCCGTCGCCGATCCAGCGGGCACCTTCGGCGAGCTCGGCGTCCGCGACGTGCCAGGTGTGGCCTCGGTCGTGGCGCTGCACGACGTGGCCGAACCCGTGCGTCCGGTAGACGACCCCGCCCCAGCGCTGCACGTCCGCGACGAGTCGGCGGTCCTCGGTGCGGTCCACGGCATGGAAGCCGCCGACCGCGTCGAGGTCCGCGCGACGGATCGTGAGCGTGTTGCCGGCGATGAGGCGGCTCGGCGCCTCGTAGCGGTCGTTCACCCGCTGGACCGTGAGGTCCGAGCCCGCGAGGTAGTAGAACTCGGCGCCCTTGCCGGCCAGCGTCGCGCCGCCCGTCTCGAGCGCGGCGACGAGGTCGGCGACGTGGTCGGGTCCGTACCAGTCGTCGTCGTCGATCTTGGTGACGATCGCGCCGCTCGCGGCGGCGACGCCCCGGTTCAGGGCAGCGCCCAGCGGGAGCTCGGGGTCGACCCGAACGGTCGTGATCGGGACGTCGAGCCCCCCGGTGTCGGGCTCGGTTCCCTCCCACGCCGGACCGTGGAGCACGAGGACGCACTCGAGCGGCCGGTGGGTCTGCGCGGTGAGCTGGGCGCGCACGTGCGGCCAGAACTCGGGGCGGCGCGTCGCGCAGACCGCCGAGACCGCGGTGGACTCGGCGCGGCGCAGCCCCAGGTCGGCCGCGCGGGCGTCCCACCAGCCGCCGACCTCGTGGGCGCGGAGGACGGCGCGACGCAGGCGAACGCCGTGGCGCTGGCGGATGACCTCGCGCCGTGCGTGCGCCCCGCGCGGGTCGCCGGCGTCCGCGGGCTCCGCCTCGAGCAGCGGCGCCGGCGGGTGGCGGAGCAGCTCCGCGACGGGCGGCGCCAGCAGGCCGGCGACCGCGTCCGGCAGGTCGGGGGCGACGACCGGCGTCCCGGCCGCTCCGAGGCGCACCAGGGTCGCGGCCGCGGTGGGGGCGTCGGCCGCGAGATCGTCGGTGACGTCGTGGATCGGTGCGTCGCGTCCGGCGGGGGCGATCGCGTTGAAGGGGACCGGCGCCGGGCCCGGCGGGACGAGCGCGGTGACGCGGTCGGCCCAGCCGGGCGACGGCGCGCCCACCGACAACACGAGGGCGCCGGCGGCGACGGCGGTGTCCACCGCCTCGAGAGCCGATGGCGCAGCGGGCGCATCCGGACCGAGCAGCACGACGTCGGGGGAGGCGCGGCGCAGCGCGGCCGGGTCGTCGATCCAGGCCGCGTCGACCCCCACCGCGTGCGCCAGACCGTCCACCCACGCACCCGCGCTGCCGTGGATGGCCACCCTCGGACCGGCCCGCTCGGGGGAGGTCTGCCCCGTGGTGTGTCCGGCGATGGCCAGCAGCGCGCCGGCCCACGCCATGGGGTCGCTCGCGCGGCGCAGCGTGAGGTCGACGCCGGGCAGGCCGTCGACCGTGACGCCGCGCGCGTCGGCGGGTTCCAGCCCCGCCTCGGCGGCGACCTCGACGAGCTCGTCGACCCGTCCCGCGCCGCGCAGCCCCCGCAGCACGCACACGCGCGCGTCGCCGGCACGGTGCAACGCCGGGGCGAGCAGCTGGCGCCACCGGGCGTGTGCGGCGGTCAGCAGGACCGCGAGCCGGTCGCCGTCGGCCACCGCGCGCAGCTTGCCCCGCGCGTCCGCGGCGGCGAGGTCGATCGGAGGGACGGTGACCGTCAGTGCGGCCTCGCCCAGCCACGTGCGCAGGCGCGGGAGGTCGTCACCGGCCGCGACGACGAGGTCCCCGTCCACCGTCGCCGATGCGGGGCGTCGGTCCTCAGCCATCGTGCGGACTCCCCGTCGCGGCCCGGGCTGGACCGGGTCCCGGGTCGGCGTCGCGGTCGGCTCCCGGTCGACCATCGACCCCCGGGGCGAGGGCGGGATCCCGCTGGGGGGAGCGCTCGGGGTCCCGCTGGGGGCCGAGGTCGGGATCGCGGTCAGGGTCGAGGTCGGCGGCCACCCGCGCGAGCCCGCGCCACTGGGCCCGTGCACGCGAGAGGAAGTAGTCGGTGCCCGCGGTCCAGGTCGCATGCCCGCCGTGGCGGTTGACGACGAACTGCAGCGCGTGGGTCCGGTAGGGCCGCTCGCCGGTCCGCTCGACGGCCTCGACGAGGCGTCGGTCGACCGCCCGCCCGTGCGGGGCGAAGCCACCGAGCGCATGCAGATCCGCCCGGTGCAGCGTCAGCGTGGCACCGCTGACCGCGTCGCTGAAACGGTCGCTGCCCGGCGCGCGGCGCACGGTCACGTCGCGGGCCGCCAGGTAGACGAACTCCGCGGACTTGCCCGCCAGCGGCGCCCCGCTCGTCCGCAGCGCCCCGACGCAGTCGGCGAGGTGGTCGGGGCCGTACCAGTCGTCGTCGTCCATCTTCGACAGGACCGGCCCGTCCGCGGCTCGTGCCCCGAGGTTGAGCGTCGCGCCGAGCGGCTCGGTGGCGGCGGCCTCGACGACGACGAGGTCGATGTCGTCACCGAGTGGCGACGTGTCCATCTCGGTGGCGGCCCGCGCCGCGGCCGGCCCGTGGGCGACGAGCACGACCTGCAAGGGCCGGTACCGCTGGGTCGCCACCTGGCGGACGGCGTGGTCCAGGAACTCCGGGCGCGCGGTGGCGAGCAGCACGCTGACCGCCGGTGGGTGCTCGGGCTCGAAGCCCGCGGTCGCGAGCCGCGCACGCAGCGCGGCCGCCGGGTGGTGCTCGTCGTGCACGACGCGGCCCAACCGCACGCTGGCTCGCTCGCGGACGTCGGCGTCCGCGAGATCGGCACGGTTGGCGGCATCCAACGCGGCGAGGGTGCGCTCGCCGACGTGCGCCCGCCACCGCGCGTCCCCGTCGACCGCGGCGATCCACCCGCGCGCGGCGGCCTGCACGACGGTCGCCGCGATCGCGCGGTCGGACGCGCCGGCGGCCAGCACCGACAGCGCCTCCCAGTCCTCGGCCCCCCCGGGCAGGGGCTGCCCTGCCCAGACGGTGACGCGGCCGGGACGGGAGGCGGGTCGGTACGCTACCCGGTCACGGTCGGGGTCGAACGTCACGGGCTCGTCCCGCTCGTCGATCCGCAGGAGGGGGATCGCCGCGGAGTGGGCGGCGTGCTCGGTCCCGGCCCTCAGGGCCGGGTCGGGGTGGCCGTCGTCGAGCAGCACGGCGTCCGGTCGGCGCCACCCCCGATCGCCCCAGTCGGGCGCCCACCGGGGATCGGCGTCCCGGTCGACCACGCGCGACCAGCCGCGCGCGGCCGCCCGTGCCGCCGGTCCCACCGCCGCGAGACGCGGCGCCTGCGGGGCCAGGCGCGCGGCCCGCGACACCGCGTCGACCGCCCACGCGTACGGCTGCGGCTGCGGCGCCCGCACGAACCCCGCGACCACCCGCCCACCCAGGTCGATCCGCACCGCGTGGCCCTGATCGGCCCCGGCGGGCCCGGGGGCGCCCGCCATCCGGGCCAGTGAGGCCTCCGACCCGGACGCCGGGCCGGGGGAGGGCTCGTCGGGCGCCCGGCCGAACGGGCCAGAGGAGGGCTCGTCAGGCGTCCCGCCGAACGGCTCGGGCGGGGGGAGCAGCACCACCGGGGCGCGGTGCGCGCGCAGGAGCCGCAGCACGTCCAGCGTGGCGGCAGTACGGCCTCCCCCGGCGAACACGAGCACGCCGGTGGTGGCGGGGACGGCCCGCAACCGGGCCCGCCATCCCGGGTCGTCGAGGCCGATGGCCGCCTCGACCTCCTCGATCGCCGCGCACAGCCGCTGCGCGGAGGCCGCGGACGTCGCGACGACACGCCAGGGCCCGCGGGGCAACAGTTCGCCGAGGGCGCAGGCGGTCGGTGGCGCGTCGTAGGCTTGCGGCGCTTGCATTCAGCTGGCCTCGATCCCGCGAGGGTGTTGCCCCATGACCGACGATCCGCGTCCGACGGGACCCCACGCCGGGCGTGGATCCGGCGCAGTGTCCGGGTCCACGGCGGCAGCGGGGGCCGAGAGCCCCGTGCGCGGGCGGCCGCCGGCAGCGGCGGTCAAGGATAACGACTGGCGGGCACTGCCGGTCCCGACACCCGACCAGGGCGAGGGCGAGGGCGCCGGCCCGGGAGAGGGGCAGGACGCCACCACCGTCTCGGTCGTCATCCCCGCCCGCGGCGACGGTGGTGCGCTCGCGCTGACGCTCGCGGCGCTCGAGGCCCAGCGCTACCCGGCCGAGCTGCTCGAGGTCCTGCTCGTCGACGACGGCAGCGACCCGCCCCTCGAGGTGCCCCGTGAGGAGCTGCCCGTCCGCCTGCTGCGACAGGAACGCGAAGGGTTCGGGGCCGGGCGAGCCCGCAACCTCGGAGCCCGTCACGCCCGCGGCGAGGTGCTGTTGTTCCTCGACGCGGACATGGTGGCCGAGCCCGACCTCGTCGCCGCGCACGTGCGCTGGCACCGGGCCGCGCGCGACGCCGTCGTGATCGGCCCGCGGTGGTTCGCGCCGCTGCGGGAGCAGGCCGGCGACGCGCTCAGCGCCGACGCGTTGGCGCAGGGCCGGATCACCGAGCTCGCCGCGGACGTACCCACCGAGGGGGAGCCCTGGTGGGTCGAGTTCGTCGAGCGCACCGACGAGCTCACTGTCGCGCGCGGCGATCTGCATGCGGCGGTGATCAGCTGCAACCTCTCGCTGCGAGCCGACTACTTCCACGCGCTGGGCGGGTTCACCGCGTTCGGGCGGCGCGGGATCGAGGACACCGAGCTGGGGTGGCGCGCGTACGCGGACGGGGCGCTCTTGGTACCCGACCGCAGCGCGGGCGCCTGGCACGTCGACGCGGGCAGCCACCTGATGTCCGGCGAGGCGGCGGACACGAAGCGACGCCGGCTGCCGTTGCTCTGGCACCACGTCCCCGCGGGGTCGGCGCGCCCCCGGGATGCCGCGCGCCGGTTCCTCGTGCCCCGCGTCGTCGTCGAGGTCGACGGGCGCGGGCATCCGTTCGAGGAGGTCGTGGACTGTGTCGACGGGATCCTCGCCGGTCGGCTGCGCGATGTCGCGGTCGTCGTCGATCTCGCGGACGACGAGGAGGGCCGCCTCGTTCGGGAGGCCCTCGAGCCCGACGACCGCGTCGCGCTCGACGGCGACGGGCCGCCGGCGCCGGTGCGCTGGCGCCTGCCGTCCCCCGTGCCGGTCGGCCCCGACGCGGTCGCGGAGCTCAGCGAGCCGCTGGAACGCGGGCAGGTCGGCATCGTGCGGGTCGCGGTGCCGGTCGACACCGGCGAGGACGCCCCGGAGGTCGTCGCGATCGGATGGCGGCGGCGCGCGTGGTGCCGCGCCGAGCGGGTCGTGGCCGACCGTGGGGGCGACCCGGGCGACGAGGAGGCGCTCACCGAGGTGATCGAGGAGCTGTTCGGCGGTCGGTGGGCGGGGGGTTCCGCGCACGGGTTCGGGGCGCAGGCGTCTCCGTCGGGCGGGGGTGCGTCTCCGTCGGGTGCTGGGGCGGCTCCTTCGGGCGCGCGTGCGGCCAGCGGGGCCCAGCTGCGTGCGCTCTCGCAGGCGCAGCGGGAGGAGGAGCGCGTGCGGGACCTGCTCGCGAAGGCTCGCGCCGAGCGGGACGAACTCGCTGGCCGGGTCGACGAGCTGGCCGAGCAGCTGACGCGGGCCCAGAACCGCAAGGTGGTCCGGGCCGCCAACCGGGTCGGCGCGGTCCGGCGGGACGTGCGCCGCCGTGCGAAGGGTGGGGGCCGCGCCTCGTGACGAGCGGTCCACAGGCGCCCCCGGAGCCCCGCCCGGCGCAGGCCGGCGACGCGGGTCTGCTACCGCCCGGCACCCCACCCGGGCTGGCCGCCCCGCTCACGCGTCTCGGTGCCTCACGGCGAGGATTCGGCCGGGAACTCGCCGGGCTGCGCCGGCAGTTCACGCCGCGCCTGCTGCGGGTCCCCCCCGACCGCGTGACGGGGGCGATCGACACGAAGCACTGGACCGGCGAGGACCATCGTGCGGCGGTGCTCGACGGGGACTGGGACCTGGTGCGCGTCGAGCGGCCGATCATCGCTCGCACCATCGCGCAGCTCGCGGCCGGCGCGCACTACACCGAGACCGATCAGTTCCCGCACATGGTGGCCATCGTCGAGCGGGGCACCGGCGAGTGGAACTACCACTGCGAGACGGTCGAGGACGTGCACGCGTACTTCCGCCGGCTCGTCGCCGCCTGGGAGGCGATCCGGGCGGGCGACTACCGCACCCAGCAGGAGCTGGGCGGGCGCAAGAACGACGAGATCGTCATCCACGTCGCCCGCGACGGGGAGCTCGTCGTCGGGCAGTACGGCAATCACCGGTTGGAGATGACGCGGCAGGCCGGCCTGGAGGCGGTGCCGATGCTGCTGCGCACCGTGCATCTCGCGTGGGCGCGCCGGTGCTATGACCGGTTCGGGTCCCCGCTCGAGTCCGCGCTCCAGCGCGGACTCGTGGAGCTCGGCGCCGGCTGACCCAGCGCCGCGCTCGGTAGGTCCCGGGTGGCCGGGACCTTCGGCCCGTACGGCCGTTTGCCGGATTCGCCCCGTGAAGTGGGCGATCCGCTGCTCGGGCGCGGGGGACCCCGGGCGACCGTGCCGGCGTCGGGATCGCCGGAGTCCCGGCGGTCGGGGGCCAGAGGTCCCGGGCAGGCTTGCTCGAAGGCCCGGCGAGGTGGGGCGGTTCGGCACGGTGACGGGTGGGGTCGGGCGCGCATAGTTCTGTTTGACGTCACCACGCGGGGCGTTGCCACTGATCGGGGCGTCGAGGCCCCTGGTTGGAGAGAGGAAGAACGATGAGCGCCACGACTCACGAGCCCATGATCACTGTCGCCGACGTGCCGGCGGCCGAGCAGACGCCGCGGTCGCGCGCGTTCGCGCGGATCTTCGCGGTGACGCGGATCGCGACCGGCTGGATCTTTCTGTGGAGCTTCTTGGACAGCGCGTTCGGGTTGCGGTTCTCGACCGCGCCGGCTGAGGCGTGGGTCGCTGGTGGCAGTCCGGCGGCGGGCTGGTTGGAGCACGGCACCAGCGGTCCGTTCGCGCCGGCGTTTCAGGCGTTGGCGGGCACGGCGTTCGCGGACGTGATGTACATGGTGGCGATGTTGGGCATGGGGTTGGCGTTGATCCTGGGGATCGGGCTGCGCGTCAACGCGGTGCTGGGCGGCGTGGTGGTGGTGATGATGTGGGCGGGCAGCCTGCTGCCGGAGAGCAACCCGTTCATGACCTATCACCTGCTGTACGCGCTGCTGTTCGTGGCCTTCGCGGTGGGCGCGGCCGGGCACACCTGGGGTCTGGGTCGTCGGTGGGAGCAGCTGGCCATCGTGCAGAAGGCCCCCTGGCTGAAGTAGCGAGCGACTGAACCACCGGCACCACCGGCGCCGTCGGCCCCGGAGCCCACCAGCGGGCTCCGGGGCCGACGCATGTGAGCGGGCAGCGCTCGGCACGCTCACCGGCCCGGCGCGCGCGGGGGTTCACTGACCCAGCGCACGCCGAGCGGCGATCACGATCTTGCGCACGTCGTGAGGGCGGCGGATCCGGCCGATCGCCCGCGCGCCGGCGACGGCCAGCTCGCGTCGCGACCGGTGGACTCGCACCGGTTCCTCCCGTGGTGCGACGCCCTCGGGGACGACGCCGACGTCCTCCCCGGCCACCCAGCGCTCCCCGAACAGCTCCCCGACGATCGGGTCGAGATCCTCGGGGCGGGCGAGCCCGGACGCCCTCGTGCCAGCGCCCCGCGCGGCCCGGCGCATCGCCCGCGCGCGGCGGAGGTGGGCCAGCTCGCCGGTGCGCGGCAGCAGCGCGTGCAGCGCCCCGAGCCCGTGCTCGTCGAGGCGACATCGCAGCGACGACAGCGCGGCTGGCGTGGGCCGCGCGCCCGCGGGCACGTCCCAGCGCAGCGGGCTCCAGGGATGGGCCTCGGCCGCGGTCGAGCCGGGCTCCACGCGGGGGTCGTCGTCGAGGTCCGCGTCAGCGGGGTCGGGGACGCAGATGGCGAGGTCCCCGTCGGTGGAGGCCAGGACCGCGCGTACGCAGGCGGCCACGTCGGCGGGGCCACCGGGGCCGATCTCGACCACGGTGCGCGGCCTGGGATGGCCGCCGATCCCGTCCTCGCGAAACCCGCCTTCGGGCAGCCATGCCGCCTGCAGCGGTGCGCGCTCGGCGAGGGCGCGCTCCCGCTCCGGCCCGGTGAGCGTGCGCGCCCCCTGATGCCACGCACGGGCGGTGGGGTCGCGCACGAGCAGCCCCCCGGCGCTCCACAGCCGATAGCCGATCTCGGTGTCCTCGATGCCGCGGACCCCGAAGGCCGTGAACCCGCCCACCTCGTCGAGCAGCGCTCGACCCACTCCCAGATTCGCGGCGACCACCACGCGGAACAGGTCCGGCCGGGTGCGCGTGAGGCCCTCCGAGCGTTCGACGTGCCGCACGATCCACGTGTGCTCGCTCGCGCCGCGGGCCTCGAGCAGCTGCGCCAGGCGTCCGGCGCGCGCGGCCTCGGTCAGTGCCGCTGGCGACGCGTCCGTCTCGACGAACCGCAGCGGTGCCATCGTGACCGCATCGCCCGAGACCGCGTGCCAGCGGGCGTGCGCGGCCACATGGCTCGGGTCGAGCAGGATGTCCGCGTCGCAGAACAACACGACGTCGCCCTCGGCCGCGGCGGCGCCCGCGTTGCGGGCGGCGCCGGCGCCGAACCGGCGCGTACCGGCCGGCGGGGGGTCGACCTCGACCACGCGCAGCGGGAAGGGCTCGGGCTCGGCCGGAGCGAGCGGGGGGTTGCTGCCGTCGTCCGCGACGATCACCTCGAGCCGATGCGCGGGATACCGCTGCGCGGCGACGGTCGCGAGGGTCCGCGCGAGCGCGTCGTGTCCGTCGCGACACGGCACCACCAGCGACACGTCGACGTCGGGGTCCCAAGGCCCGGGATCAGGCGGGTCGAGCAGGTCCCAGCGGTTGTCGGGGACCACGGGCGGCGCCTCGCTCATCGCGGGCTGCGCCTGGCACGGACGGGCAACGGTTCCCCTGCTCGGGTCGACGACGGGATCGGGCGGTATCTTGCCACGCGCCGCGCGCAGCACCCGGACGGGGGAGCACCCGGACGGGCACGCGAGACCCGGAGACGGTGCTCGCCGCGGCGTACGCCCGTGCCGACCACCCTCGGAGCCGTTGATGCGCCGTGCCCCGCAGCCGAACCCCGCGTCGCCCTCCTCGCCGGGGTCGTCCCCGCGCGTCGCCGGCCACGCGCGCCCTGCCGAGCTGATGCGCCGCCTGCGCGCGGCGTTGGGCGCGGCGCCGAACATCGTCGTCGCGCCACGCCGCGCCACGGCGAGCGCGGCGCTACGACCGGCCGGCGCGGCGACCGATGCGCTGGTGATCGCGCTCGACGAGCCGGGATGGGCCGCACGCCTCGCGGCGGTGACCCGCGACGAGGGGGAGGCCGCCCTCGCCCCCGGCGACCGGCGCCCGCTGCTCGTCGCCGACGACGCCAGAGAGCTCGCCGGGCTCCTGCTGCCGGCCCGCGCGCTCGGGGAGGCGCCGGTCGTCACCATCGTGCTCGGCGACGCCGC
This genomic interval carries:
- a CDS encoding glycosyltransferase: MSEAPPVVPDNRWDLLDPPDPGPWDPDVDVSLVVPCRDGHDALARTLATVAAQRYPAHRLEVIVADDGSNPPLAPAEPEPFPLRVVEVDPPPAGTRRFGAGAARNAGAAAAEGDVVLFCDADILLDPSHVAAHARWHAVSGDAVTMAPLRFVETDASPAALTEAARAGRLAQLLEARGASEHTWIVRHVERSEGLTRTRPDLFRVVVAANLGVGRALLDEVGGFTAFGVRGIEDTEIGYRLWSAGGLLVRDPTARAWHQGARTLTGPERERALAERAPLQAAWLPEGGFREDGIGGHPRPRTVVEIGPGGPADVAACVRAVLASTDGDLAICVPDPADADLDDDPRVEPGSTAAEAHPWSPLRWDVPAGARPTPAALSSLRCRLDEHGLGALHALLPRTGELAHLRRARAMRRAARGAGTRASGLARPEDLDPIVGELFGERWVAGEDVGVVPEGVAPREEPVRVHRSRRELAVAGARAIGRIRRPHDVRKIVIAARRALGQ
- a CDS encoding glycosyltransferase family 2 protein, yielding MAEDRRPASATVDGDLVVAAGDDLPRLRTWLGEAALTVTVPPIDLAAADARGKLRAVADGDRLAVLLTAAHARWRQLLAPALHRAGDARVCVLRGLRGAGRVDELVEVAAEAGLEPADARGVTVDGLPGVDLTLRRASDPMAWAGALLAIAGHTTGQTSPERAGPRVAIHGSAGAWVDGLAHAVGVDAAWIDDPAALRRASPDVVLLGPDAPAAPSALEAVDTAVAAGALVLSVGAPSPGWADRVTALVPPGPAPVPFNAIAPAGRDAPIHDVTDDLAADAPTAAATLVRLGAAGTPVVAPDLPDAVAGLLAPPVAELLRHPPAPLLEAEPADAGDPRGAHARREVIRQRHGVRLRRAVLRAHEVGGWWDARAADLGLRRAESTAVSAVCATRRPEFWPHVRAQLTAQTHRPLECVLVLHGPAWEGTEPDTGGLDVPITTVRVDPELPLGAALNRGVAAASGAIVTKIDDDDWYGPDHVADLVAALETGGATLAGKGAEFYYLAGSDLTVQRVNDRYEAPSRLIAGNTLTIRRADLDAVGGFHAVDRTEDRRLVADVQRWGGVVYRTHGFGHVVQRHDRGHTWHVADAELAEGARWIGDGLALATADCAADDRPDAPDAGG
- a CDS encoding sulfotransferase produces the protein MAAPDPRQLPTFVIIGAMKSGTQSLHHYLGAHPDVFVTQPKEPNFFNLNEPSEQALADYGARWFAGGEDAIARGEGSVNYTKRHRQGASAERLARALPHVRLVMLMRDPVDRIRSHYRHGVAAGRIREPIADALAASDNMVLTSLYAWQLEPYLERFPRSQIHLATAERLRAEPDAVVGELCRFVGVDPARAPAVEGERHRSDEKPSPDLFTEPGRFRRARPIDTSGELPRRVARRVRRRLLPDVRRVRELLGDEVDAWRLV
- a CDS encoding glycosyltransferase family 2 protein — encoded protein: MSGSTAAAGAESPVRGRPPAAAVKDNDWRALPVPTPDQGEGEGAGPGEGQDATTVSVVIPARGDGGALALTLAALEAQRYPAELLEVLLVDDGSDPPLEVPREELPVRLLRQEREGFGAGRARNLGARHARGEVLLFLDADMVAEPDLVAAHVRWHRAARDAVVIGPRWFAPLREQAGDALSADALAQGRITELAADVPTEGEPWWVEFVERTDELTVARGDLHAAVISCNLSLRADYFHALGGFTAFGRRGIEDTELGWRAYADGALLVPDRSAGAWHVDAGSHLMSGEAADTKRRRLPLLWHHVPAGSARPRDAARRFLVPRVVVEVDGRGHPFEEVVDCVDGILAGRLRDVAVVVDLADDEEGRLVREALEPDDRVALDGDGPPAPVRWRLPSPVPVGPDAVAELSEPLERGQVGIVRVAVPVDTGEDAPEVVAIGWRRRAWCRAERVVADRGGDPGDEEALTEVIEELFGGRWAGGSAHGFGAQASPSGGGASPSGAGAAPSGARAASGAQLRALSQAQREEERVRDLLAKARAERDELAGRVDELAEQLTRAQNRKVVRAANRVGAVRRDVRRRAKGGGRAS
- a CDS encoding glycosyltransferase, with product MQAPQAYDAPPTACALGELLPRGPWRVVATSAASAQRLCAAIEEVEAAIGLDDPGWRARLRAVPATTGVLVFAGGGRTAATLDVLRLLRAHRAPVVLLPPPEPFGGTPDEPSSGPFGRAPDEPSPGPASGSEASLARMAGAPGPAGADQGHAVRIDLGGRVVAGFVRAPQPQPYAWAVDAVSRAARLAPQAPRLAAVGPAARAAARGWSRVVDRDADPRWAPDWGDRGWRRPDAVLLDDGHPDPALRAGTEHAAHSAAIPLLRIDERDEPVTFDPDRDRVAYRPASRPGRVTVWAGQPLPGGAEDWEALSVLAAGASDRAIAATVVQAAARGWIAAVDGDARWRAHVGERTLAALDAANRADLADADVRERASVRLGRVVHDEHHPAAALRARLATAGFEPEHPPAVSVLLATARPEFLDHAVRQVATQRYRPLQVVLVAHGPAAARAATEMDTSPLGDDIDLVVVEAAATEPLGATLNLGARAADGPVLSKMDDDDWYGPDHLADCVGALRTSGAPLAGKSAEFVYLAARDVTVRRAPGSDRFSDAVSGATLTLHRADLHALGGFAPHGRAVDRRLVEAVERTGERPYRTHALQFVVNRHGGHATWTAGTDYFLSRARAQWRGLARVAADLDPDRDPDLGPQRDPERSPQRDPALAPGVDGRPGADRDADPGPGPARAATGSPHDG